The following coding sequences lie in one Variovorax terrae genomic window:
- a CDS encoding ABC-F family ATP-binding cassette domain-containing protein produces MITLRNVILRRSAKVLLDGASVTINPGEKVGLVGRNGAGKSTLFALLNGSLHEDGGDFSIPKQWRMAQVEQNMPETEASATDFVLGGDTRLADLREALAAVEASHEANPDDPEVGMALAHAYTDLADAGEHDAVPRAQALILGLGFKPHELDLPVNSFSGGWRMRLQLARALMCPSDLLLLDEPTNHLDLDALVWLEAWLQKYPGTMIVISHDREFLDAVTDVTLHIEHAKLTRYGGNYSKFEDMRALQMEQQQQAFAKQQDKIAHLQKFIDRFKAKASKAKQAQSRVKALERMEKVAPLLAEADFTFEFKEPLNLPNPMLSISDAAVGYRVEDEAPKVIVRGINRSVLAGQRIGILGANGQGKSTLVKTIAGDIPLISGTVTQGKGLSIGYFAQQELDVLRPQDTPLEHMVRLAREVTAAGGPASRESAREQDLRGFLGGFNFSGDMVKQAVGTMSGGEKARLVLCMMVWQRPNLLLLDEPTNHLDLATREALSVALNEFEGTLMLVSHDRALLRAVCDEFWLVGRGIVKDFDGDLDDYQRYLLDEARRLRDEAREAVREAARQDEPAAIKSVAPVEPPTRTSAAFSPENSAQQRKQEAQRRQQAAERSKPFKRELEQAEARMAALNSEKAALETRLAASPTPADIAEAGKRLKAVGEELQALEERWLELGELIEQANVA; encoded by the coding sequence ATGATCACCCTCAGAAACGTCATCCTGCGCCGCAGCGCCAAAGTGCTGCTCGACGGCGCCTCGGTCACCATCAACCCCGGCGAGAAGGTCGGGCTGGTGGGCCGCAACGGCGCGGGCAAGTCCACGCTGTTCGCGCTGCTCAACGGCTCGCTGCACGAGGACGGCGGCGACTTCTCCATCCCCAAGCAGTGGCGCATGGCGCAGGTGGAGCAGAACATGCCCGAGACCGAGGCCTCGGCCACCGACTTCGTGCTCGGCGGCGATACGCGCCTGGCCGACCTGCGCGAAGCCCTGGCCGCGGTCGAGGCCAGCCATGAAGCCAACCCTGACGATCCCGAGGTCGGCATGGCCCTGGCCCATGCCTACACCGACCTGGCCGACGCCGGCGAGCACGACGCCGTGCCGCGTGCCCAGGCGCTGATCCTGGGCCTGGGCTTCAAGCCGCACGAGCTCGACCTCCCCGTCAACAGCTTCTCGGGCGGCTGGCGCATGCGCCTGCAACTCGCGCGCGCGCTGATGTGCCCGAGCGACCTGCTGCTGCTGGACGAACCCACCAACCACCTGGACCTCGACGCCCTGGTCTGGCTCGAAGCCTGGCTGCAGAAGTACCCGGGCACGATGATCGTGATCAGCCATGACCGCGAGTTCCTCGATGCGGTAACCGATGTCACCCTGCACATCGAGCACGCCAAGCTCACGCGCTACGGCGGCAACTACAGCAAGTTCGAAGACATGCGCGCGCTGCAGATGGAGCAGCAGCAGCAGGCCTTCGCCAAGCAGCAGGACAAGATCGCCCACCTGCAGAAGTTCATTGACCGCTTCAAGGCCAAGGCCAGCAAGGCCAAGCAGGCGCAAAGCCGCGTCAAGGCGCTGGAGCGCATGGAGAAGGTGGCGCCGCTGCTGGCCGAGGCCGACTTCACTTTCGAATTCAAGGAGCCGCTGAACCTGCCCAACCCGATGCTGTCGATCAGCGATGCGGCCGTGGGCTACCGGGTCGAGGACGAGGCCCCCAAGGTCATCGTGCGCGGCATCAACCGCTCGGTGCTCGCGGGCCAGCGCATCGGCATCCTCGGCGCCAACGGCCAGGGCAAGTCCACGCTGGTGAAAACCATCGCGGGCGACATCCCGCTGATCAGCGGCACCGTCACCCAGGGCAAGGGCCTGTCGATCGGCTACTTCGCGCAGCAGGAACTCGACGTGCTGCGCCCGCAGGACACGCCGCTGGAGCACATGGTGCGGCTGGCGCGCGAGGTGACTGCGGCCGGCGGCCCGGCCTCGCGCGAATCGGCGCGCGAGCAGGACCTGCGCGGCTTCCTGGGCGGCTTCAACTTCAGCGGCGACATGGTCAAGCAGGCCGTGGGCACCATGAGCGGCGGCGAGAAGGCGCGCCTGGTACTGTGCATGATGGTCTGGCAGCGCCCCAACCTGCTGCTGCTGGACGAGCCCACCAACCACCTGGACCTGGCCACCCGCGAAGCCCTGAGCGTGGCGCTCAACGAGTTCGAAGGCACGCTGATGCTGGTCAGCCACGACCGCGCGCTGCTGCGCGCCGTCTGCGACGAGTTCTGGCTGGTCGGCCGCGGCATCGTCAAGGACTTCGACGGCGACCTCGACGACTACCAGCGCTACCTGCTCGACGAGGCCCGGCGCCTGCGCGACGAGGCCCGCGAGGCGGTGCGGGAAGCGGCCCGCCAGGACGAGCCGGCCGCTATCAAATCAGTAGCGCCCGTTGAGCCGCCGACGCGGACATCGGCCGCTTTTTCCCCTGAAAACTCGGCTCAGCAGCGCAAGCAGGAGGCCCAGCGCCGCCAGCAGGCCGCGGAGCGCTCGAAACCGTTCAAGCGCGAGCTTGAGCAGGCTGAGGCGCGCATGGCCGCCCTGAACAGCGAGAAAGCCGCCCTCGAAACCAGGCTCGCGGCGTCGCCCACCCCCGCCG